Proteins encoded in a region of the Bombyx mori chromosome 21, ASM3026992v2 genome:
- the LOC101739323 gene encoding sodium channel protein Nach isoform X2 yields MNVEKDYFNWNVSYPAIILCPVNKIQEEALSSIVNETLDQTGLNVESYLRTIVSMSLDTLQLLQIPNQEILSLIDPAEYPSISLKLFKKFDESILSTVTKWPIPVEDTMTEIGMCHFINSNVASLDNPSKWHDTTSKYSKTNIELSYHDRDFFVQVVNYADEYKIYTTSPDDVIMSEASSLKFELEGFLSFGVQITSTRASNELRNVPLHLRKCRFTDEPHSNRYAVYSYNRCIIECRIKMIMRLCGCVPHFYKKIENERICSLPELRCIVLYKREITTLTASNETLQRFNDYTDLPRRSRDCGCLGDCEADVYQQDPASLLPQESLNRLRISVTSFPKVRFMREIMFSTYDIILRSGGIVNLCIGTSFISIMELMLTAIRLPIYEIANIAQACRNAKTADAQKVNNKKIK; encoded by the exons ATGAATGTGGAGAAGGATTATTTCAATTGGAACGTTTCTTATCCAGCTATAATATTATGCcctgtaaataaaatacaagagGAAGCTTTATCTTCAATCGTAAA TGAAACTCTTGATCAAACTGGCCTCAATGTCGAATCGTATTTGAGAACTATTGTGTCTATGTCATTAGACACCCTGCAACTCCTACAGATTCCGAACCAGGAAATCTTATCG CTGATAGATCCTGCGGAATATCCAAGTATTTCTTTAAAGTTATTTAAGAAGTTCGACGAGTCCATTTTATCCACGGTGACAAAATGGCCAATACCTGTCGAGGACACGATGACTGAAATAGGGATGTGTCATTTCATCAATTCAAATGTGGCCTCGCTTGATAATCCAAG TAAATGGCACGATACAACTTCGAAGTATTCCAAAACCAACATCGAACTATCTTACCACGACAGAGATTTTTTTGTCCAAGTAGTCAATTACGCTGATGAGTACAAG ATCTATACCACGAGCCCCGACGATGTGATTATGAGCGAAGCATCTTCATTGAAGTTTGAACTTGAAGGCTTTTTATCTTTTGGTGTCCAAATAACTAGTACAAGAGCATCAAACGAACTGAGAAATGTACCTTTGCACCTTCGAAAATGCAG GTTCACAGACGAGCCACACAGTAACAGATATGCGGTATATTCTTACAATCGTTGCATAATAGAATGTAGAATTAAAATGATTATGAGGTTGTGCGGCTGCGTCCCacatttctataaaaaaatag AAAACGAAAGAATATGCAGCCTACCTGAACTGAGATGCATTGTTCTTTACAAAAGAGAGATCACCACTCTAACAGCTTCAAACGAAACATTGCAAAGGTTTAACGATTATACCGATTTACCGAGAAGGTCACGCGACTGCGGATGTTTAGGTGATTGCGAAGCCGACGTCTACCAGCAAGATCCCGCGTCACTTTTGCCTCAAGAGTCATTGAACAGATTAAGGATCAGTGTCACGTCCTTTCCGAAAGTGAGATTTATGAGGGAAATTATGTTCAGTACTTATGACATTATAC TACGGAGTGGCGGTATCGTGAACTTGTGTATCGGCACTTCGTTTATATCTATAATGGAACTGATGCTGACGGCCATAAGACTCCCAATCTACGAAATAGCGAACATAGCGCAGGCCTGTAGAAATGCTAAGACGGCGGATGCACAGAaagtgaacaataaaaaaattaaatag
- the LOC101739323 gene encoding sodium channel protein Nach isoform X1, with amino-acid sequence MMLKKKIKEKKALKRKNYKKLKFKKLFEYLKSELENSTTHGLPYIVKSDVHWFERLFWAVSFVFAMAISYMILAAQFSRFVKAPIVMNVEKDYFNWNVSYPAIILCPVNKIQEEALSSIVNETLDQTGLNVESYLRTIVSMSLDTLQLLQIPNQEILSLIDPAEYPSISLKLFKKFDESILSTVTKWPIPVEDTMTEIGMCHFINSNVASLDNPSKWHDTTSKYSKTNIELSYHDRDFFVQVVNYADEYKIYTTSPDDVIMSEASSLKFELEGFLSFGVQITSTRASNELRNVPLHLRKCRFTDEPHSNRYAVYSYNRCIIECRIKMIMRLCGCVPHFYKKIENERICSLPELRCIVLYKREITTLTASNETLQRFNDYTDLPRRSRDCGCLGDCEADVYQQDPASLLPQESLNRLRISVTSFPKVRFMREIMFSTYDIILRSGGIVNLCIGTSFISIMELMLTAIRLPIYEIANIAQACRNAKTADAQKVNNKKIK; translated from the exons ATGATgttgaagaaaaaaattaaagagaaaaaggctctaaaaagaaaaaactacaaaaaattgaaatttaaaaaactttttgaatatttaaagagCGAATTGGAAAATTCTACTACACATGGACTACCTTACATCGTAAAATCGGATGTACATTGGTTTGAAAG atTATTTTGGGCAGTGAGCTTTGTATTTGCAATGGCCATTAGTTATATGATTCTTGCTGCGCAATTTTCAAGATTTGTG AAAGCTCCGATAGTAATGAATGTGGAGAAGGATTATTTCAATTGGAACGTTTCTTATCCAGCTATAATATTATGCcctgtaaataaaatacaagagGAAGCTTTATCTTCAATCGTAAA TGAAACTCTTGATCAAACTGGCCTCAATGTCGAATCGTATTTGAGAACTATTGTGTCTATGTCATTAGACACCCTGCAACTCCTACAGATTCCGAACCAGGAAATCTTATCG CTGATAGATCCTGCGGAATATCCAAGTATTTCTTTAAAGTTATTTAAGAAGTTCGACGAGTCCATTTTATCCACGGTGACAAAATGGCCAATACCTGTCGAGGACACGATGACTGAAATAGGGATGTGTCATTTCATCAATTCAAATGTGGCCTCGCTTGATAATCCAAG TAAATGGCACGATACAACTTCGAAGTATTCCAAAACCAACATCGAACTATCTTACCACGACAGAGATTTTTTTGTCCAAGTAGTCAATTACGCTGATGAGTACAAG ATCTATACCACGAGCCCCGACGATGTGATTATGAGCGAAGCATCTTCATTGAAGTTTGAACTTGAAGGCTTTTTATCTTTTGGTGTCCAAATAACTAGTACAAGAGCATCAAACGAACTGAGAAATGTACCTTTGCACCTTCGAAAATGCAG GTTCACAGACGAGCCACACAGTAACAGATATGCGGTATATTCTTACAATCGTTGCATAATAGAATGTAGAATTAAAATGATTATGAGGTTGTGCGGCTGCGTCCCacatttctataaaaaaatag AAAACGAAAGAATATGCAGCCTACCTGAACTGAGATGCATTGTTCTTTACAAAAGAGAGATCACCACTCTAACAGCTTCAAACGAAACATTGCAAAGGTTTAACGATTATACCGATTTACCGAGAAGGTCACGCGACTGCGGATGTTTAGGTGATTGCGAAGCCGACGTCTACCAGCAAGATCCCGCGTCACTTTTGCCTCAAGAGTCATTGAACAGATTAAGGATCAGTGTCACGTCCTTTCCGAAAGTGAGATTTATGAGGGAAATTATGTTCAGTACTTATGACATTATAC TACGGAGTGGCGGTATCGTGAACTTGTGTATCGGCACTTCGTTTATATCTATAATGGAACTGATGCTGACGGCCATAAGACTCCCAATCTACGAAATAGCGAACATAGCGCAGGCCTGTAGAAATGCTAAGACGGCGGATGCACAGAaagtgaacaataaaaaaattaaatag